TGCGGTGGAGACAGCCACATTCTGCCCTGCGTAGGGGGCGAAATCACGCTCGTTGATTTTGGTGGAGCCGAGAGGCAGGCTTACGCTTGACCATACCGTGGCGGCGGGGAAAATTATGTCGCCATTAGCGTCAATGGAAAGACCTATGTTCTGCAATTCAGCGCGGGTGATCTGGGTTGCCCGCAATTCTTTAGTGCGCAGCACCTTGATGATTTTATCGGCTGTTCCTTCAATGTGTTTCGCGTCCTGAATGGCACGCTTGAAGGTCACGGGGTTGGTGTTGTGCGTAAAAAGTATGAGGTCGTCGCTATGGTTGAGCCTTTTACCTTCACAATTGAAAGCCTTTGCAAAGTCGCCTGCAAGCAGCGCACTCATGTCCCAGACAGGAAATTCAAGGGAAAGGCCGAAACGTTCATCATATCCGGCGTAGCGGTAATCAACCTTCTGCGCTTCAAATGAAATAACCGCCGGACCTGCGTCGGTGTTCACCGCGCCTCGGTAAACGGCCTGTGTGTCGGACCATTTCCAGCCGCCGTCCAGTTGCAGCCATTCCAGCACGTTTACCGTGGCCCCGACTTCGGTTGCCAGACTGGTAACGTCTTTTGCGGAAAGCTCCACATTGTCCATTTCATCAAAGCTGGTGTGCTCGATACCCAGCGAACCGGACAGCTTGAACCAGTCATTGCCGAAAGCATCCCAGAGCTTGGCAACATGCTGGCTACCGCCGCCGAAGCCTACGTATGCGGAGGTGTAGGTGGTATCGGTAAGAAATTTGTTCAGGGTCTCGCGGGTGCCGTCCACAAAATAAAAGGAATAAATCCCTTTGAATTCGTTGTTGTAGCCTTCAACTATTTCGGCATAGTTTTCATATTGCAGGGCTGCGGTGTATTGCGGCATGCGCATGGTTTCTTTGCCGCTGATGGCGAAATTGTCTTCCTCGTCCTTTTCAAGATAGGCCAGCGTAAAGCGCATGACTCCAAGCCCTTCCTGCTCGGTTTCATCAACCAGCGTGAAAGCGTGGGAGGTTGCGACCTGCAAAAGTTCATCGGACCATGTTACGTCGGCAATACCTGCCCAGCGGTCCTGCCAGCCAAGCCACATGTATGCGCCGCGCAGTTCCAGAATTTCTTTGTTGAAAAGGTACTCGGTGGAGAAGATCGCGCCGTCGCGCTTGGTGTCCAGCTTGTAGGAAAATTTGCTGTCGGAAAGGTTGATTCCTGTGTCGGTTCCTTCGCGCCCGGTGGAATCGGCAAAAAGGGTATTTTGTCCGCTGTCGGAAGTGGACAACGCGCCGGGGCTGGAAAAGGTAAAGGTCGAGTCGCCTATTTTATATGTGCCGGAACCGGAAGAGAGGGAGAACGGACTTGCGGAAGCATCGGCCTTGCACACCTGCGCTTTTTCCGGTGCGAAGATATTATAATCCGCAGCAACGGCAGGGGTCACACCTAAGCAGAGCAGAGCAGAGCAGAGGCTTATGAACAGCAGTGAGCAGCTTTTTCAACATCAAATTTAACTTCCCCGACATGAATTTGAATATCAGCAATAATACCGATACCGCACACTATAGAAACATTAATGCATGGTCAAGAAATGCGATAATATTTACAATAATCAAGCACATAAAAACCCCGGTCCCTCCACACGGAGAACCGGGGTCAAAATCCAAACAATGCGGCAAAGACTTACTTGGTCAGCTTTGCCCAATCCGCATCAAAAGAGGCCAGCCCCTTGTCGGTAAGGGGATGGGCGGCAAGCTGGCTGATTACGCTGTACGGGATGGTTGCCACATCCGCACCGATAAGCGCGGAATCCAGCACGTGCATGGGATGACGAATGGAAGCCACCAGCACCTTGGTGGGGAAATCATAATTATCAAAGATGGTGCGGATCTGCTCGATCAGTTCCATACCGTCCTGTGATATTCCGTCCAGACGGCCCACAAACGGACTTACGTAGGTTGCTCCCGCCTTGGCGGCCAGCAGGGCCTGCAAAGGTGAAAAAACAAGGGTCACGTTGGTCTTTACACCCTTGCGGTACAATCTCTCGGTTGCCACCAGTCCTTCGGTAGTCATGGGGACCTTGATGACCACGTTATCACCGAAAGAAGCCAGTTCATCGGCCATGCTGACCATTTCATCAGCAGTTTCACCGACAACTTCCAGACTGACCGGGCCCTCCACTTCGGCGCAAATTGCCTCGGCCTGCTTGCGCCAGTCACCGCCCTCGCGGGAGAGCAGGGTCGGGTTGGTGGTCACCCCGTCCATCAGCCCCTGTGCTTTCGCCTTTCTGATCTCATCAAGGTTTGCAGTATCCAGAAAAAATTCCATATTCACCTCTCTTAATAACTGTCAGCTATAACTGAGCTTTTCTATATTCATTTTCCCCGAAACAACTTTAAATTCAACTTCCATTATTTCCTACATAGCCCATTTTTCACACGAGCAAAAGCACTATATTCTGAAATATCTACAACTTAACAGGAGCATCCCCCGAAAAAGCATGGATATTGACAACATTCAAGGAGCGGGGTAAACACTTTTTCACTATGAACGTTTCTTACTCCAACTTTACACTTTATTTTTGGTGGTGGCGCAGCTAATGCGTCGCGGTTGGTTACGTTCAAAAAACAGGTAACAAATAAAAATATTATAGAACCGCGACAGTGAAAACTGATCGCGGTTTTTTTATGCCTGCACAGCACTGTCGCAAAAAAGATTTCAGGAGAGAAAAAATGACTGACAACGCAACTATCAATGCAGACGGCTTTTTTGGTGAATACGGCGGACAGTACGTTCCCGAACAGCTTCTTCCTATCCTGAATGAGCTGGCGGAAACTTACGAAAAATTCAGGAAAGATCCCGAATTCATCAAAGAATTCCAGTACTACCTCGCAAAATATTCCGGCCGCCCCACCCCTCTCTATCTCTGCGCCAACCTCACAGAAGAACTGGGCGGTGCAAAAATCTACCTCAAGCGTGAGGACCTCAACCACCTCGGCGCGCACAAGGTCAACAACACCATCGGCCAGATTCTGCTGGCAAAACGCATGGGCAAGAAAAAAATCATCGCTGAAACCGGTGCCGGACAGCACGGCGTCGCCACAGCCGCAACCTGCGCACTCATGGGCATGGAATGTACCATCGTCATGGGTGAAGTGGATATGGAACGCCAGAAGCTGAATGTTTTCCGCATGCGCATGATGGGTGCCAACGTTGTTGCCGCAAAGTCCGGCCAGAAGACACTTAAGGAAGCTGTGGACGAAGCCCTCGCCGCATGGATCGGCGACGCTGAAAACACCTTCTACCTGCTCGGTTCCGCAGTGGGACCGCACCCCTACCCGGTCATGGTCCGCGACTTCCAGTCCGTAATCGGTAAAGAAGCCAAGCAGCAGTGCCTTGAAGACGAAGGCCGTCTGCCCGACTACTGCATCGCCTGTGTGGGCGGCGGCTCCAACGCTATCGGTATGTTCGCGGATTTCATCGGCGACGAATCCGTTAAGCTGGTCGGTGTCGAGCCTTCCGGCCGCAGCCTTGAGCCGGGCGAACATGCCGCAACCCTCTGTCTCGGAGAGCCCGGCATTATGCACGGTTTCAATTCCTACATGCTCAAGGACGAACAGGGCGAACCCGCTCCGGTATATTCCATTTCCGCAGGTCTTGATTATCCCAGCGTAGGACCCGAGCATTCCCATCTCAAGGACCTCGGCCGGGCGCAGTACGAACACGCTTCCGACAAGGAAGCAACCGATGCATTCTTCAAGCTTTCCCAGACCGAAGGCATCATCCCCGCCCTTGAGTCCTCCCACGCGCTGGCCTATGCCCTCAAGCTGGCACCGCAGCTCGACAAGGACAAAATCATCGTGGTCAACCTCTCCGGTCGCGGCGACAAAGACGTGGCCCAGATCGAAGAAATGATCAGCAAAGGCGAACTTGAATTGCCTTAAAGGCATGCCTCCGGCGGCCCTTCGGTGACCAAAGAACTTTTTTTTGGAAAAAAAGGTTCTCTGGACTCTCCAAAAAAACTTTTAACAGGGCTTCGCCGCTTCGCGCGATAACTCATCAATAAAACGAAGGCCGTAATATCTTTCGAGATATTACGGCCTTCGTGGTTATGTCGTCTTAAAAAACTATATGCGAAGCTTAACTAAAACGTCTTTGAAAGAGAGGGGATGGGGGCTGGGGAAGGGGAGAGAAAACTTTGGGCGTTAGCAAAGTTTTTTCTCCCCTTCCCCAGCCGCCGGAGGCAAAATTACATCTGGCCGGCCAGTTTTTCACCGCTCAGCCATTTGGCGTACGTTCCTTCAAAATCGGTCATGATCTGAGCCATGAGCGGCATGAAGGAACAGATATTACCGTCTATGTTGAATCCGGCAAGATAGGCGGCCTGCCCGGCATAGATCAGGTCCTTCTGGACCATGATCAATGAATTCTGGGGGACAGATATTTTGTTTTTGGAATCGAAGCTCTTGCGGCATGCTTCCACGTCCGTGGAAATCCAGTTCCGGGCCAGCACCGGGCGCACTTCGTAGATGGAGCATTTGTCGGCTTTCAGGAAAGGACAGGGCTGGAAATAATTTTTTGCGTATTCTTCAAGAGTTGCGGATTCAAGCCCGGCTGCGATGGCAAGGCATTGCTCGGCAAGCTCGGTGAATTCGTCGGCACTGCGGGTTGCAGCCAGATGCAGACCGATGTGAAACCCTTCCTGCGGGGTCACGGTGATATGCGAGGAGCAACAGTAAGAGCATCCGGCACCGCAGGCAATCTTGAAAGCGGGATCAAGGGATTGCACCTGCCCCAGAATGGCGTTGAAGTTGGCCTCGAACAACCCGATTCCCTTTTGGGCCAGCAGTGACGGAAATAATTCCTGCTCCGGACTGATGGAACCGGAATCTGCACAGACAGCGAGACTCATGTCCCGCAGCAGTTTTTTAAGCTCCGGGTGCTCTTCAAACAGGGGATAAACATTGGCCAGAATGGAATCAATGACTTCATCAAGACTTTTCTTCATTACTCTCTCCTGAAGAAATTACTCGGTTACGGTTGGCGAGCAATATCCCCGAAATATTGTGCCAGAGGCTGAACAAAGCACCCGGCAACGCACTCGCTATTCCAAAATATTTGGTCGCAAGGGCCACACCCAGACCGGAATTCTGCATGCCCACCTCAATTGCAAGGGTCAGGCTGTCGCGATGACTGAATCCGGACAATCTGCCTGCTCCGTATCCGGCACCCAGGCCGCCGAGATTGTGCAGGGCTACGGCGGCAAAAATCAGCAACGGAAAAGAAGCCAGCATATCCCGGTTCAGACCGATAATACATGCTATGAGCATGGCAATTACCACAATTGAGATAGAAGGAAAAATGTGCAGCAGCGGATCCAGCCTTTGCTTGAGCAGCCTGCGCAGTACCAGACCGTCCACCAGCGGAAAAATCACAATCCAGAATACGGACTTAACCATGGGCAGAAATGGTATTTCTATCTGCTGGTTAAGAACAAGATAAATGATCAACGGGGTCAGAACCGGGGCAAGGCAGGTGGAAACAAGGGTCATGGTCACCGAGAGGGCCACATTAGCCCTTGCCAGATGCGCAATGACATTTGAAGCCGTTCCGCCGGGGCAGGCCCCGACCACCACCATACCGATCAGGGCTTCCTGCGGCAGGCCGAACAATGCGGACAGCCCCACCGCCAGAACCGGCATGACCGTATACTGCAGCAGAACGCCAAGCCCCACGGCCCTAAAATTCCTTATTGCAGCTGCAAAGTCACTGAACTCAAGGGTCAACCCCATACCGAACATGATAATCCCCAGACTGAGAGCAATATGGGGCTTCATCCATATAAAAAGTGACGGTTCAAGAAAAGCGGCAAAGCTCAAAAATACTGCCAGTAAAAGAAAATGCCGTTCAATAAAGCTGCATAAAGGACCAACCATCATCACTCCTGCGAAAAAGACTTGCAAACCTAGCCCTGCTGTAGTTCATAATTGCCCCTCCCGCAAGCGAGTGCATGCTTCCACTTGAACATGAATCCATTTTTGATATATAATAGGCTAAAACTTTTAGCTTTACATAGACTTATGAACTTGAACAGAACTGCACAATTTCGTTTTCTCTTAAGTGATGATCCGCTGGCCGCCCCGGCGTTGCTGCCCTATTTAAAAATATACGGCAACAGGTGCATGTCTTACTCAACCACTCAACCGGGCCTGAAACATGCGCTGCTGGAATCAGTGGGTTACATCTCATGGCTGGAAATAAATCCATTGTTCATGGGAAAACACGCCGTAATCCTTTCTGAACCGGTTGCCCCGCCGGAGCTGCAGGTGTCCCTCATCAAAAGACTTGAACGCCATTTAGGCAAATTGACCCTTGTCCAGATAGGGGAACCATTGGCTGCAAAGCTGCATGAGCAAGGATACTCTGTTTACCAGATCGGAGTGGAAAGTGAACTGGATATTCAGAGCTTTAATCTGGACGGCAAACACAAAAATTCTCTGCGCCGCTGGCGGAACAAGGCATTAAATTCAGGTGTCGTAGTTGAGGAAAGCCTGCTTTCGGAAACAAACTGCAGGGAAGTGGAAGAAATTTGCCATGACTGGCTGAAAGGCAAAGGAGGCAAGGAGCTGTCTTTCCTGACCCGGCCCATGCCCAAAACCGATGAAGACGGTGTCCGCTTTTTCTGGGCCAGACAGGGCGATGAACTGCTCGGTTTTTCAGGATTTGACCCTATGTACGACAATGGCAGAACTATCGGTTACTATCATAATTTCGACCGCATCTGCTCCGGGGCGGTAAACGGGACTTCCCCCTTCACCCTGCTGCAGGCCATGGATAAATTCCGCTCAGAAGGCAAAAAAACATTAAGCCTCGGGCTTTCCCCGCTCTATGGAATGGATAGTGGGTACAATCTGGTCGGACCGCTGCAGAAAATTGCGCAACTTTTTTATGAGTACGGGGAAAAAATATATCCGTTCAAAGGAAATGCAGGACACAAAGCAAAATTCTGCGGCAGAAAGAAAAAGGTATACGTAGCGAGTAATGCGGGCTGGTTCAGAACAATGGTGGCGGCGGCGACAGCGTGCGGTCTGGAAGTAAAAAATCAGCTGACCTGAACTTTCAACTCATCAAGATAGAAACGGTATTTCTTGACCAACGGCAGCAAAGCTTCTTCCATGCCCAGCTTGGAGACATCCTGTATGGTCATGCCCAGCCGGGAAAGCGGATCAAGACAAAAATTGGCCGCAGCCCCTTTCAGGCTATGTCCCAGACGGCCGACTTCCTTCAGGTTTCCGGCCTCAAGGCTGGTTTCCATCTGCTGCAGTTCTTCGAACTGGTGCATTACAAAATGGGGAATCAACTCCCTGAGATCGTCATTTATGACGAACAATTCCTGTCCTGAATTTTCTTCAGAAACCATCTTTTACTCCAAAATAGTAATATCTTCCGGAAGCCCGGATCTTCCCGCAACAGCCGAAACAGTAGACCTTATGGTATCCCATTTAACCGGCTTGGATATGAAACCGTCACATCCTGCTCGTGCGGATTCCTGTCTGTTTGAGCTGTAGGCCCGGGCCGCAAGGGCTAAAATCACAGACTTGGTCCGCTCACTTTCCAGCTCGAATTCGCGCATTCTTTTCACTGCAGCCAATCCGTCCATGACCGGAAGTTCCAGATCCATGAACACAAGATCATACCTGTTGTCGCTGAAAAGCTGCACCGCCTGCAATCCGTCCACTGCGACAGTTATCTCCGCCCCGGTATCAAGGATAAAGAGTTCCAGAATCTTGCGGTGGTTTTCATTGTCTTCCACCAGCAGGATATTCATTCCCGCACCGGCTTTGACCTTATTCTTGCCGGAATCACCCACCGAAGCCAGACAACGGATCAGGTCCGCATCAAAAACAGGCTTGATCAAAGTATAATCCGCCCCGACCATTCGCGCATTCTGTCGATCCTCTTCAGTACACCCGGCGGAAAACATCATTGCCACCCGTCCGGGAAGCAACTTCTTCTGCTGTGCTTTGGAAAGGAAGTCAACCCCCGATATGGCGGGCATGTCGCTGTCCACCAGCAACAAGTCATAGCCGTTGCCGTGCTCCTGCGCGGCCTCAAGATAACCGAGACCTTCATCACCGTCCGCAGCCATAACCGCATCTATACCGAATGATTGCATTCTGCGGGCAAGCACCTCGCGTACAGTGTAGTTGTCATCCACCAGCAGAACTCGTGTTCCGGAAAAATCCGCCACACTGCGCACCGGTTCATACACGGATTTTTTAAATGGAATGGAAAAATAAAAGATACTGCCCTTGCCGCTTTCGCTTTCAAAACGGATATCCCCGTCCATCAGCGCAGCCAGCCGGGAAGCAGCGGCAAGTCCGAGTCCCACACCGCCGTATTCACGGGAAGTGGAGCCGTCAGCCTGAACAAAGCTGTCGAAAATGGATTCCCTGCGCCCTTCGGGTATACCGATCCCGGTATCCCGGACCGTATAGAGCAGACGTTCAAAATCATCACCGGTATCTTCTATGCTCAGCCGAACTTCAACCTCTCCGCTGGAGGTAAATTTTACAGCATTGGAAACAATATTCAGCAGAATCTGGCGCACACGCACCGGATCGCCCACAACCTGTGCCGGAATACCCTGATCGACATCGCAAATAACTTCAATATCGCGGGCATGGGCGGAGTGGGCCACACTTTTGCAGACGCTCTGCACATCGCGGGAAGGATCAAAGGGAACCGGAACAAGTTCAATATGTCCGGATTCAATCTGCACAAAATCAAGAATATCGTTGATTATTTTGAGCAACAATTCACCGGAACCCCGGAAAATTTCTACATATCCCATCTGCTCGGGATCAAGTTCAGTCTCCAGCAGCAGGTCACCCATGCCGAGAATGGCATTCATGGGGGTTCTGATTTCATGGCTGATCATAGCCAGGAACTGACTTTTGAATCTGCTGGCGGTTTCGGCCTTGTCTTTGGATTTTTCAAGCTCACGCACAGTGAAGGACAGCTCTTCCAAAGCCGTACTCAAATCTTTCTCAGCTTTGCGGCGGATTTCAACTTCATCAGTCAGCTTGCGGTTTATTTGACTTAAAGCCTCGGTACGTTCGGTGACCCTTTCTTCCAGATCAGTCTGTATACGGATCAATCTGGCCGAAAGACGCTCCAGAGAACCGGACAGCCGCCCGATCTCATCATCCCTTTCTGCCTCTTCAAAAACTACGGATTCACCCTGCTCCGCCCGCTCGGCCAGCTTTGAGAGCCGGACAACAGGGGAGACCAAAGCCCTGCCGACAAACAAACGCAGGCAAATTCCGCTCAGCAGTGCAGTTCCGAAAAGCAAAGACAAAAGAAAAGCCAGAACAAACTGGGGACTGGCTGCAAAATGGCCTTCCAGAATTCCGACCCGCACAAAGCCCAGATACTCCCCGTCCTTCAGGATTCGCCGTTCAATATAAAAAACAGCATGTTCGTCTTCCTGCATCGTTTTTTTAAACTCGCTGAGCAACACACCGGACTGGCTGAACACGGCACAGGAGATTATCCCTTTATCGAGACAGGCATTTTCGGCCAATTCCTCAAGCCTGTGATTCTGAAAATTCAAAATAGCGTCACTGCTTGAGAAAGCCACCAGCGATGCAACCGTGCTCCCTTTTGATTCAATTGCATCCTGAATATCGGACTGATAAAACTCATTTAAAACATAGCCTAACGGCAACAGAACAACCGTCAGTATGGCAACAAGTCCCAAAGTGATTTTGCGCCCGATTCTGAAAGAATTCACCATCTGCAAAACATCCCAATTTATTCAGCTGAAGGGTTCAACTTTACTTTTCCTGAAACAAGTTTTGCTTTCAGCTCATGGAGCTTCTCCAGCACATCGGGGGCAATCAGGTGCTTACTATACTTCATTTCGGTTAAGCATACGCCTTCATTGGACAGGTCATAAACCCTGCGCCCCGGAACATGGGTCCCGTTCAGAACAGCAAGAACCTCTTTGTATACAGCAATATCAAGCCTTTTCATCATACTGGTCAGAACCGAGCCCTTGGCCATATGGTCCTGATCCGAATCCACGCCGACAGCCAGATTTCCGGAGTTACGCGCGGCCTGGATAACCCCGTTGCCGGACAATCCGGCTACTGCAAAAATTATATCAACCCCGGCCCCGTACATGCGGGAGGCAAGTATGTTGGCCTGCTGCGGGTCTTCGAATCCCTTTTCAGCATTTCCTTTTCGCACGTACTGCACATCAACTTCAACATCCCTGCCGGAATATTTAACACCCTCGCGAAAACCTTTTAAAAACTCCTTGATCACGGGCAACTCGTTGCCGCCTATAAAACCGACCCTGCCGGTTTTGGTCTGCCATGCACAGAGAGCACCGACCAGACATGACCCCATCCCTTGAGCATAGTCAATGGAAATAATATTGGGATACCCCTCAATTCTGGAATCAGTCAGAATAAAAATAACTTCGGGATGGTCAAGAGCAACCTCCCCAAAACGATTACCGATAGGCGCACCGTTGATGACCATAATCCTGACCTCCTCGGAGAGAAGGGAGCTAACGGCCTCCAGAGTTCTTTCCGTAGTAAATCCGCCTCTGCGGGGCAATATCTGAACTTGCTGTTCTTTCTGCAATCTGCGCAGCCCGGCTACGGCCATCTCATTGAAAGAGCTGTCGTTTATGGTTTCGCCGGAATGAACAAAGCCGACTTTTACCTGTTTTGCGTCACAAACGGTTGTCACCCCGAAAGCAAAACAAAATAAAAACAGCAGCGTCAGCAACCTGCGAAAACTTCCTGCAGAAATCATAAGTAAACCTGTTGGTTACGATTCATTATTTTCATCCGGATCAAGAAGGCCGCCAAGATCGGCCCCCAGAACCCGTCCGGGCCATTTGTAAAAGCAGTAGCCGTGTTCTTCCACAAACTTCCTGATCTTCTGCTGCCCTCCGCGAGCGAAAGGCAAGGAAGAAAAACCTATATGCTGCTTGGTAACCTCAATATCCCCGAAAAGATACATGAGGTTGAACGGTACCGCTTTTTCAGGATGAATCTCAGCCGGAACAACCAGATGCATGGCCTGCGAGTTGCTGCCCCGGAATACGTTGATCTTCCCGGTCAGTTCCTTGCGCTCTTCAATCTCATTCTTGAAAAAAGGTTCGATCAGACGCTGCAGGGTTCCGTCCACCTTGGCCACGGCCAGACCGTAGTTGGTGATGGGCACCTGCTGCCGATCGCAATCCCTGATCCGGCGAAGCATATCCGCCCGCTCCTGCATGCAGGCCCCGCAATGGACCACCAGCTGGTATTCGGAAAGATCGATAGGCAGACCGCACCCGGTCTTGGATTCAAAAATAATATTGCGGTCGGTATATCCGGCTATGCGCGCAGGAATCATTTCCTTGCCGAGATCCTCGGCCTTGGGATGGTGGGGGCAGGCTTCAACGATCAGTACCTTATCCCCGTCCTGCAAATGGTCAATGGCATTTGCGCCCTGCACAAGCTGCTCAAGGTTACCCTTATGACGGGCGAAAAGAATGGGAAAAGTGGTCAGGGAAACATCACGCGGAATGATGTCCATCACCTTCTTGATCGGCTCGGAATCGGCGATAACAAGAGCCGGACGACGCTTGTGCCCGGAAATGGTCTGGTAAAGCTCGCCCTCTTTGACGATAACCGCAATTCCCCCGGCATCGAGGATTTCCCGCAAGACCTGTGACTTGGGAAGCCCCAGCCTGCCCTTGGGTGAAACCGGGTCCTCCGAAACCACGCAGACCACGAAATCCCCCCTGCCCATGAGGTCACGGGCCAGCACCGGATCAAGCATGTTTTCTTCCGGAGCGAGGGCCATAATGGATTTCTTGAGCCGATCAATACCGCGCCCGTCCACTGTGGAGGTAGCCACAAAACGAACTCCGCGCGAACCGCAGAATTCCATATCCGCAAGGCTGGGTCGTCTGATATCCGCCTTGTTGAAAACCATTACGCACGGGATGCCGCGATCACGCAGCAGCGTGGTCAACTCACGTTCTTCATCGAGAATACCGGACTCATCAGTAACAATAACCGCCACATCAACGCTGTACAGTCCGTCTTTAATGGCCTGCGTCCTATCGTCACCGGGAACATGGGCGTCGGTATCGTATATGGTTACCGGGCCCAGCGGATGAATTTCCGCCCGGGTCAGAGGATACATTTCATCCTCACTTGCCACCGGGCTGACCTGATCACTTTCTATACCTGAAAGAGCACGGATTATTGAAGATTTACCAACATTGCTCCTTCCGGCTATGGCTATAGCGAGCTTGGAACCGCTTTCAATTTCAGCACTCATCCTGCAACCTCCGGTTCATAACTGGATGTATTCAAAACAACTTCAAGATGACTTCGTATTATCAACTGATTAATAAATAACACTAACTGCAAAATCTTTCATCCCCATTATTACGCCGGAACACTGTTGCCCTTATCCAAAAAAAGAATGCGGGACCCCTAAGGACCCCGCATTAAAAATCACCCACACCCGCAAGGGCACGGTATTACTTTTTCTGGTTCTTGGCAATTTTCTTCCATGTGTCGCGCAAAGTAACAG
This genomic interval from Desulfovibrio sp. JC010 contains the following:
- the hydF gene encoding [FeFe] hydrogenase H-cluster maturation GTPase HydF, which codes for MSAEIESGSKLAIAIAGRSNVGKSSIIRALSGIESDQVSPVASEDEMYPLTRAEIHPLGPVTIYDTDAHVPGDDRTQAIKDGLYSVDVAVIVTDESGILDEERELTTLLRDRGIPCVMVFNKADIRRPSLADMEFCGSRGVRFVATSTVDGRGIDRLKKSIMALAPEENMLDPVLARDLMGRGDFVVCVVSEDPVSPKGRLGLPKSQVLREILDAGGIAVIVKEGELYQTISGHKRRPALVIADSEPIKKVMDIIPRDVSLTTFPILFARHKGNLEQLVQGANAIDHLQDGDKVLIVEACPHHPKAEDLGKEMIPARIAGYTDRNIIFESKTGCGLPIDLSEYQLVVHCGACMQERADMLRRIRDCDRQQVPITNYGLAVAKVDGTLQRLIEPFFKNEIEERKELTGKINVFRGSNSQAMHLVVPAEIHPEKAVPFNLMYLFGDIEVTKQHIGFSSLPFARGGQQKIRKFVEEHGYCFYKWPGRVLGADLGGLLDPDENNES